The Miscanthus floridulus cultivar M001 chromosome 6, ASM1932011v1, whole genome shotgun sequence genomic interval aaagaatacgatgatccagaatcaaatagaacaactatagggttttcattgataggaaacttaccagcagtgacgggctctccctcaggaatttcatccacagtcatactatgtactctagcattataagtctgctgcttcttcttaggcgggtacggacaaaacctcgagaaatgaccgggttgatcacagttatagcaaggtcccctcactgtcccggcagatcccacagctcccttggaactgtccacggaaattctaacttctttgctgaggtggccgaaacctagcaccaggtgccgatgggcgatatggaggacgacctcccataggtgctctagcttgtgacggaccaccttcaagggctctcttgcatgttttggctgcggtgctggcgttgttattcttctcctgctttagacagtcgctgatgaagtcattgaatctgacgcggttgttggtaccaacatgcttcatcatttttggattgagtcccctcttgaaactggctattcttttagcatctatgtcaaccatgtcaggagcatagcgacacaagttgttgaaggcatgcaaatattgcgttaTGGTTTTGGTGCCCTGACTTAATGCCAAGaattctcccaacttcatctcagtcagcccgggtggaatatagactccacggaaggcctcagcaaactctctccaagaaatctgcgcatttggagggaaggtggtgcgatggtgcttccaccacattcccactggtccttgcaactgaagtgcagcatactccattttcaacacctcagtcatcctcaacacacgaaatttatcttccatcgtgttgatccattcctcagcatcgagtggctctgttgcttccttgaatactggtggcctagtgtccataaaatctttgaagctgctatattggttcactcccatgccaccgccctgattgttaccgcattgaatgttgttggcgatggtacgcagaaaatcctccatgttcttctgggattgttccgcgttgcgctgactcccgagcagctgtgcgaggaacatctcgggggtaaacgggggaggaggtggcaaatgcggttcatggggaggttcattgttgttgccgtggtttccaccaccaccaccaccggtccccgcaccattagcaccggtctcagcggcctcatacatgGTTCGGTGAGTGTTTGTCATCTAcatattttagcaacaagtaatgattaagtgaagctgtaataattacgagtgaaggaaaaattatgccgtactgaatttactagagagaataaattcatacaataaaacagagacacaacaatcgcatcccaattaaaacaacggcacttaatcaaattacttcaacggcaaacatcgcatccatacaaccaatttgccagcatacatacactggacttttatgcgttcagatatcgcattcgaaaatcaagttccaaccacatgccaagtctcatacgttcgaagcaacatacaataggttacatgccaacaaaagaaaggtcatcgcgacaggacctagatactagcacaaggcaactagcctactcctcggggccatcgttggGATTGGAgatgtcaccatcgcccccaggtgaaactataggctcgtcctcgttgtcgtcgtcgatgtccatgccagcggcgtctggtggagcatatgggccaaccccattgtagagcgtgtgaaactcctcatgcaggttgccgttgtattcctctagctcatcgaccctctgcagcagaaggtccctctcgtcccaggcttcattcctttcctgaaccaactgtcctatcatgcggtctacattgttgttggcttgagtcaatgtatgcacccgctgcatagctctatcacctctctcaaccgcctgatctcgctgtaagttcatatcagccaactactcctgcaagctagctatagcacgtgcctgtctcttcttctgctttctccccttgagcttatcctgaccacgcaagccagtcaaagtccagtaggtactctcaagaccttCATATGCTCTAATGGTGGCGAatatagcactcattgcctggttatcgctagcctgtccctcagctggacctctgaccaacgcacttccctaaggctgaacccaaatggcatcacgaggatcatccctaggaaaagtgctagctagagctacagcaagctcactgggaaatctgctcataatatccctgatgacacgaaaggctgctccctctgcaccctcagtaggagtgcgaccctcaaactccaagtgtcaaccatcccaatctggagcatcatcgagagcaggaaccgtgatctccaccactgcgagtccatcctctgctaactggctctcattccaagagtacaccggctcttaaccctctgggtaccccacatcatggagcactctccaaagcaaagttggcatgccaaactcgctcaagaaggtgtccgtggtgcggtgctccctcagggccaatggacgtcgaggtgctcttccttcggtggacttacgggcggtctgcttcgtgcgggccatctgtagcaaaagttcttttattaccccggggaaacatattttaggtgatacaacttttatcaaaaggagataatcaatttatcaGGGGAGGAAtacatgacatgaatgaaatgcacaagtaatatgatgtatgtacgtgccgtacgttctcacaaacttatgaaataaataatttctaacgacgaattcggtggcatacaaacgatctctcaaatacgtagctaatacgttctacacgatagcgttgttatgtacctgcagaagattcattttagcccaattcccaatgaatgcataaaagcagtaaatttttatctacacgctctatacgaatccccagatacgtgtacaatggtagtaactacccgaaccatcgtcctattgatggcatcgcctcaacagacggaagacccacacatgagatatctttgtaaaacatgcgtaaaACATGTAATTACttcagcatcatataagcattcaccctagatcggcggtgtatccgatcatgctctcacaactcacacttaccgaggcgtagaggcaattgatccatacattaccacctaaataagtggcactcatacaatagcacgccatatgagcgacgaaagagaaatatgatgcaagaaccccaagtcagtacttaattaagccacctagagtccttaactgggcataaaagatatgatcactggcacactttatagtttgaaaatcatgttttccaaatgcctttttgttttaaacacacttgtgaacagtaacacgctaaaccatgctctgatgctagctgtaacagaaccgaccaattatatgaaattaagtaagaaaatcatctgctagagcagacgatttaacaaacttaagcccgtataatccggtagtccgtgaaatcacgaaggatttcaaaccaacttccattccaaccaagatcgtaataagtttagcggtcaccatcacatattacataaaagttcgcaatctcagatacatcagagtttcaacatagttattacaaaacaagttcgaataaaagtagcggaagccatttgttcaaaccacacacacactcacgcggagttcaaatatagtgccagcgaatgatcatctccaacaaaagcatcagacgagacgtaaggaatgaccatgcccatggtcctaagcatcacccatagcaggataaaggcagttgatacagtagccgtaatacatctgcccatctgcaacaagtgggaataaaaccctgagtacgagaaggtactcagctagacttacccgacataaccgaaaataaatgacaccaaggattatgaagggctttatagtagggtagctgactcattttcaaaagaagcatttttagcatttcaagaacctttctaaaagcattattgtcaagttaattattattaacctgtcgactagatttgcacctatactagagcaaacacatgattaagcagataatgataacccatgatcattaaacaacttccatactatcatattcattataactgtccaagtgttccataaacatttactacgatgaagtcactcaagtcaagtgctcactatctaggagcgatggcgattcgaatcgattcctaaccagctggtgatttattccttacacaaacctcactcacccgctaaagtgagatattgatcaccgagtcaactatccagaaaTCTCGTGTTtgtcaggaaccacatgtacccgagggccaaccgactgcactttggtcttatcatctcacccccgtgtcctaccacacctgctctggtacagtgcgctgcgggcaatctactcggcccgaataatctctcagcttcgcggtcggaaggtactttatccggccagctaaatgtaaggcatgcgttcaacatgactcgaggcccaacaacggtcggtccttaatcgacacagacggaaacactatagctcaaaactctgcaagtctccgtccggtctcaacttcatttaacacttagttataccataacttcatagtcatccaagcagattcaggtaaccacctatagctcacaggtgacaggaaatcacccgacttctatcggtctaagccagctaagcattgactcgactgcggataccagggtaacaaggatatagtataacaaaggtaaacaaggtataatgcagcaacggttgcaaacaactcctgaacgtaatgcatcaattaaagtaaagcattgaattaataattgcaaaccaggagaaaatgctccggggcttgcctctctcgaagaagctcggacggtgatcggggcactccagaagttcctcaacgtcctcctcgtcggcttctggcacttcctatggctgcacctcgaactgctcctcgggctcctcgggtatgacgactgggttctcggtttgtgatcctgtatgatgcaatgtgcgtaagtgcttatgcaatcggtgcatcggatgagatgaatacaatggatatgtttgaatgcaaggtagtcaacatcatccaagaaaatatactacaagcacatgtcatctactgcattctcttctactactaatatgttaagtcaacatatcttattaaatgcttcaaagatacaccaaagctttactaatttcttagtcacacataaagcaacacttaattaaaccctaattaataataggtttgaatagcaacctctatttttcttgcttagaaaaatcttagaaaattactacagcaaagtactaccctaagtagtctactatcagcttttcatggtatttgaatgagtggattagcctacacaaaaatcataagctatggcatgattatgaacataaaaatactttgaactgtgaaaagtgtcaaacaatagagttagtatttttcctaatttcttcatagcatacaatgactgtacaaaaattatcacatgcatgttttatacaaagtttgctctctagttaaaataacaaaaatcaaccattaaaggtacttgaactacacctcaaaaatttcccacagcacatgcatgaaacatatttttcctaggaagtacattacataagaagattaacaaacttagaaatcacatttttctgaagcctatagatttttctacatatttttcaagttatcagcaatatacatgattaaataaaattctacagcaaagtatcgcaaaaatgacatgcaataattttcctaagtagatctgatgataaggaacctagacaaatttatttcaatagatttggagcaactttgagtatccaaatatttttcaaaccatttctattttcaaataataaagaaattgaAAACAATTCATCCTACTGCTACTGGGCTAGCCCGCTGGAATTagctggcccatggccacttttggcctgcgcggcccgagcggaGGGGAAAGGGGAGACGGCCCGGCAgggcgtcggcccatggcctttcggcctggctcggccgagGCGGATGCCACACCGGCGCTgcgacgtcgcggcggcgcggctcggccacgaggccgacGGCCATTTCTGGCCGAGACAGGGCGAGCTAGCGAGAGCACGCGATGCACGAGAAGGTGGCGAAGGCAGGAGGGTAGCTAGGCGGGGTGGAGAAGAGCAGGAAGGtgccttccatggcggccgagcacggcggcgccatggccgatggtGGCGGGGCTCGAGGCGGCGCTACCTAGGCTCAGTAGGCGGCACAAGCGCGAGCACGACTTgacggagagcgaggcggagctacggGCGCACAAACGCTGGCCAAGGTGGAGGAGCCACGGCGGATTTTgccggcgggtgcggtggcgtGGCGAGGGGAAGAGTGAGGGCGCGCGGTGCttgcggagaggagaggcagTGCGGGAGTGAGCAAGCGAGCGCACCGGCTCCAGCAGAAGTAGGCGGGCGTGTGGGCGTGGGCGCAGGCTGGCGGCGAcacgcggcggcgtcgacggcgcatggccgccacgctgCGGGCAAGCTCTGCCGCGGTTGGGCGCGGCACGACACGTCAGCGGGTAGGCGAGCGCGAAGGCAGGCTAGGCGcagcgctgggctgggctgggctaaGGTGAGGCGCGCGGCGTGgcgggaggctggctgggccagcttcggccgtgggccggaaacgaggcggcggcccgcgactgagaaaagccctttttcatttatattttcaaggaatttttaaatgccagctttcaaatattattttgagcaagaaaatgacatcttttgaaaatgtaccaaaaatgaaagttgattagaatttaattctccacaactttgcttttatgaccaaagccaaattctttctatattttgaattgtaaaatcaaagtccatgtttaactcaaaatcctaatttttgggaaattactttggaagcaaaattttgaattaatttgaatacaaaccttgctccaaaaattaaactaaacatttctagatgatttaccatgatagccaaacaagttctactaacctagcaagcaaaatcagggcaaaacaattctaacaaaggtatgtaacattcaggtttcacaacatgtttcaattgtttcaaagcagtgtttcaattgttatttacatgatttgGCATGTGTGATttgaatgcttgatgatgcatgatatgcatgatttgtagtgcctaaatgcaggcataacaccggggtgttacatcctcgttgtggtgattcactcacttggaggttcatgcgctaattggcttcacacgccaaaccctcaattgggtgccgcacaaccaacataagataaggatcacacaagccacgagcaatccactagagtaccttttggctctccgtcgggaaaaggtcaagaacccctcacagtcaccacgatcggagccagagacaatcaccatcctccgctcaacgatcctcgctgctccaagccgtctaggtggcggcaaccaccaagagtaacaagcgaaacccgcagcgaaacatgaataacaagtgcctttagatgcaaacactcaagtaatacacttggattctctcccaatctcataaagatgatgaatcaatgatggagatgagtgggcgggctttggctaagctcacaaggttgctatgtcaatgcaaatggccaagagagtgagcttgagccggccatggggcttaaatagaagcccccccacgaaatagagtcattgtacccatTCACTGGGTATagcgtggggtgaccggacgctagccctcagcgtctggcCACGTGATACACGTCACGTGTCCCTAGCTTCAAATACTATTCattagatttcaacggtcaagagatgaccggacgcgtcagttagaaagtgatcggacgctggacctcagcgtccggtcgtttccagtaaggttccaaacatgaatttttacgtccggacgcgttcggtcatgcccgatcggactcacccaacgtccgatcattcaacgtctcctctatgcgcctcacgtcagcgtacgtcagcattgaccgggcgcaccctgccagcgtccggtcgtagagcgacccagcgtccgatcgtttgatCGACGCCAGTGTCTTCGCTGATACATCTGATCGGACATGCCGATCCaaccgtggccagcgtccggtcactcctagtgacctccgtcttatctgtctagggcgccggtgactccgccggtggagtttcttacccttgctcctaaacttcaccacccttaatcaaatgtgccaaccactaagtgtatcaccttgtgcacatgtgttagcatattttcacaaacattttcaagggtgttagcactccactagatcctaaatgcatatgcaatgagttagagcatctagtggcactttgataaccgcattccaatacgagtttcacccctcttaatagtacagctatcaatcctaaatgtgatcacactctctaagtgtcttgatcaccaaaacaaaatagctcctatagtttatacctttgcctcgagctttttgtttttctctttcttctttccaagtccaagcacttgatcatcatcatcatgctatgatcttcatttgcttcatcacttagagtgtgctacctatctcatgatcacctgataaactaggttagcacttagggtttcatcaattcaccaaaaccaaactagagctttcaccacctCGCATCGAACatgagccaggggagaaaatgcagatgagcctcagcgaccTTCGCCCAATCCGCATTGAgacggacagggtcatctcaaccttttaGTTCAAcacagcctctagccgagcccatagaatccccattgaggaggaatctgttggaaggcgagTCAAGGAGCAACagaacgccacccgagggctttgtcgACCCTGTCGCAAAGCAATGGATTCGGATTTCGTctgaacatccccattagcgagctcataaagcgcgtcactcaagccgtcgaggcaggTGACGTCGCCTTAACCCCTCTGGTTATGGAAATCGCGgacggggcgacagtcacaaaatagGTCGGCCCTtaaccgaatccccaccacgcgtgggggctcggggaaggccgcgCCAGCGATAAGACcagcaataataataattaacttgttaGGAGTAGCAGGAGTAATAATAAACAGTAGTGCATGCGATTTAATTTGTATGGACAATAACAAAGCAAAACACAAAGGACGGCGACATATATGGATGTGGAAGATGGAGAAGAAGCGGCAGCTAGCCTAGCTCCGATCCATCTTATTCGTTCGTTGGACTGGACTGGACAACCCATGATGATCGACCTGGAACTGGAACTGAACTTAAAGTGAAAGGAGGAGGAAATCAATCAACGGCCGGTTGCTGCACTGCATCCAAGTATTCAGTAGTCTGCGGTGGGCAGCTGCTCGTGATGCGGGCGCTGTCCGATGAAGATGATGTCGTAGACAAGCGCCGCGATGGCCGCGCCCACGAATGGGCCGAGCCAGTACACCCAGTGGTTCTCCCAGACGCCGCTGACGACGGCCGGGCCGAAGGACACGGCCGGGTTCATGGAGGCGCCGTCGAAGGCGCCCCCCGCCAGGATGTTGGCGCCCACGATGAAGCCGATGGCGATGGGCGCGATGACGCCGAGGTCGCCCTTCTTGGGGTCCACCGCCGTCGCGTACACCGTGTACACCAGCCCGAAGGTCATCACGATCTCGAACACCACGGCGTTCCAGGCGCCCACGCCCGCCGACAGCGAGAAGGCGCCCACGGCCGCGCCGCCCGTTGCGATCTTGAGGAGGAGGCAGGCCACGACGGAGCCCAGGAGCTGGGCCACCCAGTACACCACGGCCTTGAGGAGGCTGATGTTGCCGCCCACGAAGGCGCCGAAGGTCACGGCCGGGTTCACGTGCCCTCCGGAGATGTTGGCACCCACGGACACGGCCACGAACAGGGCCAGGGCGTGAGCCAGAGACGCGGCGATCAGGCCGGAAGGAGTCGTGGCGCCGCCGTCCGTGAGCTTACCTGATTGATTGTTGCATTGGTTAATTATTATTAGTTACTCACTCAGTCATCATTACCATTAGTTAGTTAATTAATAAAATAAATCACCAGCAACAGCAAGTAACACTCACTGAAGGCCATCCCGGATCCTGAGCCGGCGAAGACGAAGATGAGCATGGAGATGAACTCGGCGACGGCGGCCTTGGCGGTGTCGGGGTGGGACAGCTCGCCCGGAGCGCCCACGGCGATCCTGCTCACCGGCATTCTCTCTGTCTTGTTGTCTTCAACTttggatcgaggagaggagaggagaggagaggagcctagctggctggctggctgcttgATGACGGAGCCTCCGGATCCGGTCAGGtcaggctgctgctgctatatataggccaggaACCGGCCGGCTGGGATTGGAGGCTGGCCGGGGAATGCCATGGAAGCTGCTGGAGAGAGCCGGATAATTTGCCCATGCATGACGACACGACCGCTTCCATAAAAACAAAGGCAGCCACAAAAAAAAAAGGTCCAAAAGGCCGGCAGCCTGTATCTGGATCGGGGTCGAGAATGTATGGACTCCACTCCACTGTATTTGGTTGCTTCTTTTTCCAAACAAACACTTCCTATGTCTCTAAATAATCCTATTCCGAAAAGTCAATCAATAACATTTATATCTCTGAATAAATTTACTATAAAACTTAAGATTGTTTGAGTCATCAAAAtacaagatgtgtatttattttaaaACGAAGAGAGTACACCCATGTCTGGTTCCCGCCGCTGCATGCCACACCACCGGTAGCTTTTGGCATAGAAAATGAGATAGGATGTGGTGACGAGGCCGCGGCATGCCGCAAGTTCAAGCTGTGTCCATACGTTGTGGCGGCACTAACCTATTGTTGCTGTCTAGAGAGACGGAGAGGATGACAGCTTTGTGCTTGTGTGGCatggcatggcatatattttaGTAGGCCCTACACCACCAATAGCACTGGGACTACCGAGGTACAGAACAAACATATGGGGGGCGGGCCTCCCGGCCAATGCAGATGAGCCACGTGGAGGAACAATTGGTTGGGGAGCTCCTAGCGGCTGGTGGGGGCGCCGACCACGGACGTGGATTAGTCTGTCTTTCTCCTCCTTCCACCTCACCACCGGCTGCAAGGGTCGTCGTCTTGCATTCGGGCCTGGAGCTATCGTCTCGTCTCTCCGAGCTTTCGTTAAAAATTCGCATTCGCCATTGTTAGTTTTGTTGAGGCATCCAGGCTTTTAACTTGAGTTAACTCAAGCGAGAGAACACTTCCTCTTGGGAGTTTGGTTGCTCACAAGTCTCAAACAAGGACTGTTAGACGCGCTGCATGTTCGCTCGTCAGACACACTTACAACCATGCAATCACAAGATCATAGCGTCTGTAAATAAAAGGCCACCCTTCTTTAGATCATTGATTGAATCAACTCAGCCCGGTTCCCTCGTCCAGAATATATAGGACGCAGCTCAACAGAGTCAACCAAGCAGACTTGCATCAACGTGCAAATGCTCCCCCTCTATAAACAAACCAGCGGGCAGATGCCTCGGCTACACCCCTTCAACCACCCATGCAACTTCTTCACTTCACAATCAGAGGTTAGCTAGGACTGCTTTACTTGCTACTCCTAACCTAACCTTTCCCTTAATACACGCAGAACAGATCCTTCCCAAATTGATACAACTTAACGG includes:
- the LOC136457204 gene encoding probable aquaporin TIP1-2 gives rise to the protein MPVSRIAVGAPGELSHPDTAKAAVAEFISMLIFVFAGSGSGMAFSKLTDGGATTPSGLIAASLAHALALFVAVSVGANISGGHVNPAVTFGAFVGGNISLLKAVVYWVAQLLGSVVACLLLKIATGGAAVGAFSLSAGVGAWNAVVFEIVMTFGLVYTVYATAVDPKKGDLGVIAPIAIGFIVGANILAGGAFDGASMNPAVSFGPAVVSGVWENHWVYWLGPFVGAAIAALVYDIIFIGQRPHHEQLPTADY